Proteins from a single region of Chlamydia buteonis:
- a CDS encoding YggT family protein, which translates to MISYFLKAAINVYSFLILVYILASWVPECHNTKWYQYVYKFVEPYLALFRKFIPRIGFIDISPLIALLCLEAVPFIVLRTLRFVILNIFQYPWLLQYV; encoded by the coding sequence ATGATATCTTATTTTTTGAAAGCAGCTATTAATGTTTATAGTTTTTTAATCTTAGTGTATATTCTTGCCTCTTGGGTTCCTGAATGCCACAATACAAAATGGTATCAATACGTATATAAATTTGTAGAGCCTTATCTAGCTTTATTTAGAAAATTTATCCCGCGGATTGGCTTTATCGATATTAGCCCTTTAATTGCTCTACTTTGTTTAGAAGCTGTTCCTTTTATTGTGTTACGAACCCTAAGGTTTGTTATTCTTAATATTTTTCAGTACCCATGGCTTCTTCAATACGTATAG